The Elaeis guineensis isolate ETL-2024a chromosome 14, EG11, whole genome shotgun sequence genome has a segment encoding these proteins:
- the LOC105057762 gene encoding LOW QUALITY PROTEIN: uncharacterized protein (The sequence of the model RefSeq protein was modified relative to this genomic sequence to represent the inferred CDS: inserted 2 bases in 2 codons) encodes MASPPSNGVSIPVLLLFVSCTTALLLFVLLPSLSPFFSSSCPTTTISTIAAGGGGATSIIANPRSRDRISPTPKDIAWLKSQLSLNSIQEPXSSPAAWHSLRKGINPRTRAEQLEDLRRFKGISHYEGDDAGNHTALPCPGELLVEEHHSNYGEPWAGGRDVFEFLTNAVALVPSDLVLEIGCGTLRVGLHFIRYLDPARFHCLERDELSLMAALRYELPSQGLLHKRPHILXGDDMDFTRFGDGISYDLIYASAVFLHMPDALVWVGLERLVERLKPQKGRIFVSHNIKFCSRLGGDECTRRLTKLGLEYVGKHTHDSLLFNHYEIWFEFRRPKA; translated from the exons ATGGCTTCTCCCCCTTCCAATGGCGTCAGCATCCCCGTCCTCCTCCTCTTTGTGTCCTGTACCACCGCCCTCCTCCTCTTCgtcctccttccctccctctcccccttcttctcctcctcctgccCCACCACCACCATCTCCACCATCGCCGCTGGAGGCGGCGGCGCTACCTCCATCATCGCCAACCCCAGATCCCGGGACCGGATCTCCCCGACCCCGAAGGACATCGCCTGGCTGAAATCTCAGCTCAGCCTTAACTCCATCCAAGAAC CCTCCTCCCCCGCCGCCTGGCATTCCCTTCGCAAGGGCATCAACCCCCGGACCCGCGCCGAACAGCTCGAAGACCTCCGCCG ATTCAAAGGCATCTCCCACTACGAGGGAGACGATGCCGGCAACCACACCGCCCTCCCCTGCCCCGGCGAGCTCCTGGTGGAGGAGCACCACAGCAACTACGGCGAGCCGTGGGCCGGCGGCCGTGACGTCTTCGAATTCCTCACCAACGCCGTCGCCCTCGTCCCCTCCGACCTTGTCTTGGAGATCGGCTGCGGCACTCTCCGTGTTGGTCTCCACTTCATCCGCTACCTCGACCCCGCGCGCTTTCACTGCCTCGAGCGCGACGAGCTCTCCCTCATGGCGGCCCTCCGCTACGAGCTCCCCTCGCAGGGCCTCCTCCACAAGCGGCCACATATCC CGGGGGACGACATGGATTTCACCCGCTTCGGCGATGGCATTTCCTATGATCTCATCTATGCCAGTGCTGTGTTCCTCCACATGCCTGACGCTCTCGTCTGGGTGGGGTTGGAGAGGCTGGTGGAGAGGCTGAAGCCCCAGAAAGGTCGGATCTTTGTCTCCCACAACATCAAGTTCTGCTCGAGACTAGGCGGTGATGAGTGTACAAGACGGCTGACGAAGCTGGGATTGGAGTATGTTGGGAAGCATACCCATGATAGCTTGCTGTTTAACCACTACGAGATTTGGTTTGAGTTCAGAAGACCCAAAGCTTAG